The proteins below come from a single candidate division WOR-3 bacterium genomic window:
- a CDS encoding DUF523 domain-containing protein, with translation MPVCPEQLGGLPTPRPRVTIKNKKVINQSGQNVTENFLRGAQEVLKLAQLLKVKRAYFKQHSPSCGQKGVASKIL, from the coding sequence ATTCCTGTATGTCCTGAGCAACTAGGTGGATTACCAACACCTCGTCCTCGAGTAACAATAAAGAATAAAAAAGTAATCAATCAATCCGGCCAAAATGTTACCGAAAATTTTTTACGAGGTGCACAGGAAGTGTTAAAGCTTGCCCAGCTGTTAAAAGTTAAACGTGCCTATTTTAAACAACACAGTCCATCTTGTGGACAAAAAGGTGTTGCCAGTAAAATTTTATAA
- the ftsY gene encoding signal recognition particle-docking protein FtsY, which yields MTILDKLKKALRKTRELFVPLKENKDLVTIEEILLSADVGVTFTQQILRKIKDTSNCDTISTLRNSLIEILSTTISTQTKTKKPLIIMIVGVPGSGKTTTIAKLANYYQKLNYQVLISASDTYRAAAAKQLGILAERAQAEIVWSSPGQDPGAVAYDAISKAIAHDFDIVLIDTAGRLHTRKDLMEEAKKIKRVCQKFRADAPDEIWLVLDANFGQNGIAQTRIFHQELNLTGLIVTKLDGTAKGGIVVPIVWEFKLPVKFIGIGEGLDDLAEFEPNKYISALLE from the coding sequence ATGACAATACTTGATAAATTAAAAAAAGCCCTAAGAAAAACGCGGGAGCTATTTGTACCGCTTAAGGAAAATAAAGATTTAGTTACAATTGAGGAGATATTGTTATCCGCCGATGTTGGGGTAACTTTTACTCAGCAAATACTAAGAAAAATTAAAGACACCTCAAATTGTGATACGATAAGTACACTTCGGAACAGTTTAATTGAAATTTTAAGCACCACGATATCTACCCAAACGAAGACTAAAAAGCCGCTAATTATAATGATTGTAGGTGTTCCAGGAAGTGGTAAGACAACCACAATTGCTAAGCTAGCCAATTACTATCAGAAACTTAATTACCAGGTGTTAATCTCGGCGTCTGATACTTATCGGGCCGCAGCAGCAAAACAGCTAGGAATTTTAGCTGAGCGTGCTCAAGCCGAAATTGTTTGGTCTAGTCCCGGACAGGATCCCGGGGCCGTGGCCTACGACGCCATAAGTAAGGCAATTGCTCACGATTTCGATATCGTTTTGATTGATACCGCCGGAAGATTACACACCAGGAAGGATTTAATGGAAGAAGCCAAGAAAATCAAGCGGGTTTGTCAAAAATTTCGAGCTGATGCCCCCGATGAAATTTGGTTAGTTCTTGATGCTAATTTTGGCCAAAATGGCATCGCCCAGACCCGAATTTTTCACCAAGAGCTTAATCTTACAGGGCTCATCGTTACAAAATTAGATGGTACAGCGAAAGGCGGAATCGTTGTGCCTATCGTTTGGGAATTTAAGTTACCAGTAAAATTTATTGGGATTGGTGAGGGATTAGATGATTTAGCCGAATTTGAACCTAATAAATATATCTCGGCATTATTAGAATAA
- a CDS encoding DUF5723 family protein, giving the protein MKAILSLFLICYVGHVMGNPQFIERWTTISDTTFNYNLELLRSVLNINNNSFNLQNYFYYFYGNTNWTDVDKVNLLACIPSNGLRIRTYYNLTPFNFSSYFFNISVYNQNYGYLSIPKSFLDLVLNGNQVNRTYSWADININAISYMGITMGFRYPIIKYRNIIKNLFCGVQLHYQQGLLATITDTAYGIITTTPDDLRAHLFLSQKIARNGNCLAGDCFFALEFNHNINLVLAFLNLSTGFYWQENCQEFLYEIAIDSFNLSYFWENPVADSFFNFTHQAGPCAPFKTVLPPQIFLCCDAILTKHIKCLMYYHRYLDYSIFIRDFLHQLNFTIHYTPIKPISLNLSFTVDFHRNFYFIPGFKLSIRRFYLKLATPQYNGVLSKSKGLSLCVSSGVYF; this is encoded by the coding sequence ATGAAGGCAATATTGTCTCTGTTTTTAATCTGCTATGTCGGACATGTAATGGGCAATCCTCAATTTATTGAGCGTTGGACTACAATTAGTGATACTACTTTTAATTATAATCTGGAATTACTAAGGTCCGTATTGAATATAAATAACAATTCATTTAATTTACAAAATTATTTTTATTATTTTTATGGGAACACCAATTGGACTGATGTCGACAAGGTTAATTTACTAGCTTGCATTCCAAGCAATGGTTTAAGAATAAGAACCTATTACAATCTTACACCATTCAACTTTTCTAGTTATTTTTTCAATATTTCAGTATATAACCAAAATTATGGATATTTATCAATTCCTAAAAGTTTTTTGGATCTTGTTCTAAATGGCAATCAAGTAAATCGTACATACAGTTGGGCAGATATCAACATTAACGCTATATCATACATGGGAATAACTATGGGGTTTCGGTACCCGATAATTAAATACCGTAACATTATCAAAAATTTATTTTGTGGAGTACAGTTGCATTATCAACAGGGACTTCTTGCGACCATAACTGATACTGCATATGGTATTATCACAACCACACCGGACGATCTTAGAGCACATCTATTTTTATCTCAGAAAATCGCTCGTAATGGAAATTGCCTTGCCGGTGACTGCTTTTTTGCCCTGGAGTTCAACCATAACATAAACTTGGTCCTAGCTTTTCTTAATTTATCTACAGGATTTTATTGGCAAGAAAACTGTCAAGAGTTTTTATATGAAATAGCAATTGACTCGTTTAACTTAAGCTACTTTTGGGAAAATCCTGTGGCCGATTCATTTTTTAATTTTACTCACCAGGCAGGTCCTTGTGCTCCATTTAAAACAGTGCTGCCACCACAAATATTTCTATGTTGCGATGCAATTTTAACCAAACATATAAAATGTCTAATGTACTATCATCGCTATTTAGACTACTCAATTTTTATTAGGGATTTTTTACACCAGCTAAATTTTACCATACACTACACGCCAATCAAACCTATTAGTTTGAACCTTTCATTCACAGTAGATTTCCATAGAAATTTTTATTTCATCCCAGGGTTTAAATTATCGATCCGGAGGTTTTATTTAAAGTTAGCTACTCCACAGTATAATGGAGTTTTAAGTAAAAGCAAAGGTTTATCACTCTGTGTTTCAAGTGGTGTTTATTTCTAA